In the Alteromonas sp. M12 genome, one interval contains:
- a CDS encoding M20/M25/M40 family metallo-hydrolase — translation MKKNIIYYFTLLIFFSYHHNSIAQSQDRNKALVLNKATQKQLKEYDRFFIENHKRHINELVELIAIPTMSMKPENKPELQKAANLLKDRLHSIGMENTEVHFTNELPIVTASYTRNENQPTILFYGHFDVQPVAKERWKSDPFSAEIRDERLYGRGATDDKGPIIALISAIEGLITVDGKLPVNIKLLLDGGEEIGSPHLPIWLASNQEWLNDIDYGINVDAMMKGDNQGMMWKGLRGAADLEVTITSANTDLHSGIYGGVAPNAALAASKVIASLWNDDGSIAIKGFYNGLKQYSEKERQEIAAVVDPNQETEDLKKFGIDQWIGEKEYTFYERPWIRTSVDITGFKAGYIQGKASIIPHTAWFRMLARTGPDHDPKEVLEMLKKHVKDSLPWGLQVGFKESVMGTAPVFDESDLGFRIGKQVLTDFFGTPPIIVYIGGTVPALSSVPDGGGPNLVSIGFQRSDENFHADNEYMRIDSFKKGQRIYVNLLHAFVNQLSE, via the coding sequence ATGAAAAAGAATATAATCTACTATTTCACACTGCTAATTTTCTTTAGCTACCATCATAATTCTATTGCTCAAAGCCAAGATCGGAATAAGGCATTGGTCCTAAATAAGGCGACTCAAAAGCAACTAAAGGAATATGATAGGTTTTTCATAGAAAATCATAAAAGACATATCAATGAGTTAGTTGAACTGATTGCCATCCCTACCATGTCGATGAAGCCAGAAAACAAGCCTGAACTCCAAAAAGCTGCAAACTTGCTTAAAGACAGGCTCCACTCGATTGGTATGGAAAACACAGAAGTGCATTTTACCAATGAATTGCCAATAGTTACTGCCTCTTATACACGAAACGAAAATCAACCCACCATTCTTTTTTATGGGCATTTTGATGTGCAACCTGTCGCTAAAGAACGTTGGAAAAGCGATCCATTTAGTGCAGAGATAAGAGATGAAAGGCTTTATGGGAGAGGGGCCACCGATGACAAAGGGCCTATCATTGCTTTAATTAGTGCCATCGAAGGATTGATAACGGTGGATGGTAAGCTTCCTGTCAACATCAAGCTGCTATTGGATGGCGGTGAAGAAATCGGCAGTCCACATTTGCCAATATGGCTAGCTTCAAATCAAGAATGGCTAAATGACATTGATTATGGAATTAATGTAGATGCAATGATGAAAGGTGACAATCAGGGAATGATGTGGAAAGGACTACGTGGAGCAGCAGACCTTGAAGTCACAATTACATCGGCCAATACCGATTTACACTCGGGCATTTATGGAGGTGTTGCACCGAACGCTGCATTGGCAGCTTCTAAAGTGATTGCTTCTCTTTGGAATGATGATGGATCAATAGCTATTAAAGGATTTTATAATGGCTTAAAGCAATATTCCGAAAAAGAACGACAGGAAATCGCTGCTGTTGTAGACCCTAATCAGGAAACTGAGGATCTAAAAAAATTCGGCATCGACCAATGGATTGGAGAGAAAGAATACACCTTTTATGAGCGACCTTGGATACGTACCTCAGTAGACATTACAGGGTTTAAAGCTGGTTATATTCAAGGCAAGGCCTCTATTATACCTCACACTGCTTGGTTTAGAATGTTGGCAAGGACAGGGCCTGATCATGATCCTAAAGAAGTATTGGAAATGCTTAAAAAGCACGTCAAAGATAGTCTTCCATGGGGGTTGCAAGTGGGTTTCAAAGAAAGTGTGATGGGTACTGCACCTGTTTTCGATGAAAGTGATTTAGGCTTTAGAATAGGCAAACAAGTATTAACAGACTTTTTCGGCACCCCTCCGATTATAGTCTATATTGGTGGTACCGTGCCCGCCCTGTCATCTGTTCCCGACGGCGGTGGCCCGAATTTAGTTTCCATAGGTTTCCAAAGAAGTGACGAAAATTTTCATGCTGACAATGAATATATGCGTATTGATAGTTTCAAGAAAGGCCAACGTATATACGTGAACTTGCTTCATGCATTTGTAAATCAATTGAGTGAATAA
- a CDS encoding DUF1840 domain-containing protein: MLVTFSSQPSANITMFGDIAVQLLKMMGHSGTVPSAILAKDVPSALANLEAALGVAEQQPESEEPTDDIEKTSFVSLSHRALPLIDLLKAAIKDESNVQWTNNN; this comes from the coding sequence ATGCTAGTAACTTTTTCCAGTCAGCCTAGTGCCAACATTACCATGTTCGGAGATATAGCAGTGCAATTACTGAAAATGATGGGGCACAGCGGTACTGTTCCCAGTGCAATACTTGCAAAAGATGTCCCCTCAGCACTGGCGAATTTGGAAGCTGCGCTGGGGGTAGCAGAGCAACAACCAGAATCAGAAGAACCTACTGACGATATCGAGAAAACGTCTTTTGTTAGCCTTTCTCACCGTGCTTTACCCTTAATCGATTTACTGAAGGCTGCAATAAAAGATGAAAGTAATGTGCAGTGGACGAACAATAATTAG
- a CDS encoding DUF1330 domain-containing protein → MQASYLNPTDESAKQLFSKSIRGEVIMLNLLRFKEIANYSQFSEIAPKTPITGKEAYQIYINQTLPFLEKSGGEIMLLGKSEHFFIGPMEEKWDLVMIIKQKSLDSFLSFASDPQYQVVLGHREAAIVDSRLLPIEAISSLL, encoded by the coding sequence ATGCAAGCGAGTTACTTAAATCCAACCGACGAATCAGCAAAACAACTATTTTCAAAATCAATAAGAGGCGAAGTTATTATGCTTAACTTGCTTCGTTTTAAAGAAATTGCAAACTATAGTCAATTTTCTGAAATAGCACCTAAAACACCTATAACAGGAAAAGAGGCTTATCAAATTTATATTAATCAAACGTTACCATTCTTAGAGAAAAGTGGCGGTGAAATTATGCTACTTGGTAAAAGTGAACATTTTTTTATTGGCCCAATGGAAGAAAAGTGGGACTTAGTGATGATAATAAAACAAAAGTCATTAGATAGTTTTCTATCGTTTGCGTCTGACCCACAATATCAAGTTGTACTAGGGCATAGAGAAGCCGCAATTGTTGATTCAAGGTTATTACCTATTGAAGCGATAAGTTCTCTTTTATAA
- a CDS encoding GyrI-like domain-containing protein yields the protein MNPIYKQRILTALAYIESNLAQPLSLELVSNHCHFSPFHFHRIFSGVMNETLNNYVGRKRLEKAVNLLVFRRELSITNIALDCGFSSSSNFAKSVKKYFGYSPTEIRSPKPEELPNLGDIFSKYGKKFNPNELYPASTDRTSQNNNQMNVEVKTIKRKRLSKLVSKGGYQPESLFETWDILSHWAKLRGIPEKSQYRLAWCYDNPSLTAAHKCQYEASIEIDDRVLVTEPFRVGYLPEGKYAVIYVKGSPEDITQAQLYLFSCWLPDSGFEPDNLPMLERYLNDVRVDGFLESEIMVKLKVLT from the coding sequence ATGAATCCCATATATAAACAAAGAATTTTGACGGCACTTGCCTATATTGAATCAAATCTAGCCCAACCTCTTAGTTTGGAATTAGTTTCAAATCATTGTCATTTTTCACCTTTTCATTTTCATCGTATTTTTAGCGGCGTTATGAATGAAACGTTGAACAATTATGTGGGCAGAAAAAGGCTGGAAAAAGCGGTTAATTTATTGGTATTTAGAAGAGAGCTTAGTATTACAAATATTGCATTGGATTGTGGCTTTTCTTCTAGCTCGAATTTTGCTAAGTCAGTTAAAAAATATTTTGGTTATAGTCCTACCGAAATTCGTTCTCCAAAGCCTGAAGAGCTACCCAATCTCGGTGATATTTTTAGTAAATACGGAAAGAAATTTAATCCTAATGAGTTGTATCCCGCATCAACAGACAGAACGTCTCAAAACAATAATCAAATGAATGTGGAAGTTAAAACAATAAAACGAAAACGATTAAGCAAATTAGTATCAAAAGGTGGCTATCAGCCAGAGTCGTTATTTGAAACATGGGATATATTAAGTCATTGGGCTAAGCTTCGAGGAATACCTGAGAAGTCACAATATAGGTTAGCTTGGTGTTATGACAATCCTTCATTGACGGCTGCTCACAAGTGTCAATATGAAGCATCAATAGAAATTGATGATAGGGTACTTGTTACTGAACCCTTTCGGGTAGGATATTTACCTGAAGGGAAATATGCTGTGATTTATGTTAAAGGGTCTCCAGAAGATATCACCCAAGCACAGCTCTATTTGTTTAGCTGTTGGTTGCCTGATAGTGGTTTCGAACCAGATAATTTACCCATGTTAGAACGTTATTTAAATGACGTCAGAGTTGATGGTTTTCTAGAGTCTGAAATTATGGTTAAGCTGAAAGTTTTAACCTAA
- a CDS encoding PAS domain-containing protein, whose amino-acid sequence MTLHVFKKVSKTCIALGTLLMTNNVYAIGEQVLAQSADNIEYGLIAIAAIFVVLFVLTIFFKINQKRALNQLAENQLILKQNTQYLDNFHVGMVQVNHAGEIQYCNKLAAYYLGNRAENLQGKGLNTLFDQQYSAQIENGIKAKIQCKEQLIGPVKDRNLVLEFAPQKDNQQQIASIISIVDVSASQTQIDSLNDALSLNNQLLDSTQIGQLEIDLSEKTFSTNSVFSNMLTNTDKQLSGDIKQFEQYVSQDTQFAWNQGYKDLERGQQIDLECKLDAHEGDLFVRFIGFLLALDEKGKALKAHITVTNISPQVVLKHQLTANKQIVKGMLSSISHPTLLLDENSLVVACNTAFELFFNTSVDNLRNQPAKQLSILPADIQAIMPQGQSPSMAYSASVGSAKEITLELASGDKKTLKVKIQSFRDETGNPAGSICLMEDITELQHTKALLEHERQHFSNIIDKAPLGIVMIDDDDRIVQANKALTLRLDLTEKELMKGSFYQLFNDPKNSGKAAKKLHKNGSLEGFHADLKGKQQQLHPSELNIELFDREKQHFLCWISDISDEQYQQDKFESLLQHSSMPMAVLTENGFNKLNPAACEFFSVEDEEDLFGHYPYSKKLNDSEADLENFQNKIEQIKQDGKALSMTWQHSRGSNKLPCQATFVPMFKGQDFDSILCIWTDLRAIKKADQERLEAINLHQAAERLIVEKQQLLESSQDQLASKVRSLSATQSKLKAAEDDISDKTSELTTLQQAHDNVTAHLTQLQQDYQQSRESLANSEKANQDLADQLEQTSKRIHGLEKQRNQIADELQYSNKKYKDAQKELAESEKTASNLELERQEQQQKMAAFEGQISDLKSSIYQKDKQISDVNGQISALQSKLSSSSQASEKLRQLLINQRKASELAEKQRRDLEQSCFVAQSELSNKARHIDHLQHEMDKFEEMSNQQKGDMEKQQALLQQELENKQRQLQKTQGILNETKRQSEQDKAEKQLQQQRLQQLQEDLKEVERRSEQQQQKIAEADKHWAQQQQKLQQELHSKQQKLQETQRILQQQEQQFEAEKSAKAQQQKVFEKLQQELAEMERRSELQQQQKNDEAELRLQEQQRQWQQEREQQQQKLKQAEQNLNQAKQQTEAEKAQQRELMQRLQSELVDMEKRSEQQQKQIIEEANRRWKDKQDALQKELQIKQQKLLETEQALQQTARQTEAEKEAKQQQQKIFEQLQSELLEMEQRSSEQQREMQESDQQWQQRQEALKKEVQAKQSQLQLTQKQLDENQRQTDKEKRQRLEQQQKLDQLKLELSDVENRATKQKEMLQGSDEQWRQHHAEIEQQKKQLQQSLLEAERQNQQMQEKLQQSLQELQRAESQVSDTQSGEQKLQSELEQAKREAQELQDRLKQQEQQELKLQQQLAEQQKALQNSEQNVQKMQNEQQQLATELQAIQAEYDNTKASLSAQDNNQSELSEKLKQLEQELISNKSQIANKETELQQAQKQLESSQAKLQVKEKALVAAHKEELKQAQEQRPTPEVQETPEFAKLDMPRDPHIWFDLLPFLQKNPPKQSLAIDLGALMSELESAMQNMDNAVMEDNNSAILTQARKLAHIARKVNSNPLDDVATRLEADFRQGQVDSISIFWPSVKESIMTTLRVIYSHLNK is encoded by the coding sequence ATGACGCTGCACGTATTTAAAAAAGTGTCCAAAACCTGCATTGCGCTTGGCACACTGCTGATGACTAACAATGTGTATGCGATTGGCGAACAAGTACTGGCGCAATCCGCAGATAACATTGAATACGGATTAATTGCTATTGCTGCCATCTTCGTTGTGCTGTTTGTGCTAACGATATTTTTTAAAATCAATCAAAAAAGAGCGCTTAATCAGCTCGCCGAAAATCAACTTATTCTCAAGCAAAACACCCAGTATTTAGACAATTTCCACGTTGGCATGGTTCAAGTTAATCATGCAGGCGAAATACAGTATTGCAATAAATTAGCGGCATATTATTTAGGAAATAGAGCAGAAAACTTGCAAGGTAAAGGCTTGAACACGCTATTTGATCAACAATATAGTGCGCAAATTGAAAACGGAATCAAGGCTAAAATTCAATGCAAAGAGCAACTTATCGGACCGGTTAAAGATCGAAATTTAGTGCTCGAATTTGCACCACAAAAAGACAATCAACAACAGATCGCTTCAATTATATCAATTGTCGACGTTTCGGCTTCTCAGACTCAAATAGATTCCCTAAACGATGCCTTAAGCTTAAATAACCAATTATTAGATAGCACCCAAATTGGCCAATTAGAAATCGACTTGTCAGAAAAAACATTCAGCACAAATAGCGTTTTTTCCAACATGCTGACAAACACTGACAAACAGCTTAGCGGTGACATAAAACAGTTTGAACAATACGTTTCACAAGATACACAGTTTGCTTGGAATCAAGGATATAAAGATTTAGAACGAGGCCAACAGATTGATTTAGAATGTAAATTGGATGCGCATGAAGGTGATCTATTTGTCAGATTTATCGGTTTCCTGTTAGCCTTGGATGAAAAAGGTAAGGCGTTAAAAGCCCATATAACTGTCACCAATATCAGTCCGCAAGTTGTTTTGAAGCATCAACTAACCGCTAACAAACAAATTGTTAAGGGCATGCTCAGCTCCATTAGTCACCCGACTCTGCTACTAGATGAAAATAGTTTAGTGGTTGCATGTAACACAGCATTTGAATTGTTTTTTAATACTTCTGTGGACAATTTACGCAATCAACCGGCTAAACAACTATCTATTTTGCCTGCTGATATTCAAGCTATCATGCCCCAAGGTCAATCCCCCAGCATGGCATACTCTGCCAGTGTCGGCAGTGCCAAAGAAATAACTTTAGAGCTAGCTTCGGGTGATAAAAAAACCTTAAAAGTGAAAATTCAATCTTTCCGAGATGAAACCGGCAACCCCGCAGGCTCCATATGTTTAATGGAAGATATTACAGAGCTGCAACACACTAAAGCGCTACTTGAACATGAGCGCCAACATTTCTCTAATATCATTGATAAAGCGCCCCTAGGCATAGTCATGATTGATGACGATGATCGCATTGTGCAGGCTAATAAAGCATTAACACTGCGCTTGGATCTGACCGAGAAAGAACTGATGAAAGGCTCGTTTTATCAACTATTTAATGATCCCAAAAACTCTGGAAAAGCCGCCAAGAAATTACATAAAAATGGCAGCCTAGAAGGATTTCATGCAGACTTAAAAGGCAAACAACAGCAACTCCATCCAAGTGAACTGAACATCGAACTGTTTGACCGCGAAAAACAGCACTTTTTGTGCTGGATATCCGACATTAGTGATGAGCAATATCAACAAGATAAATTCGAGAGTTTGTTGCAACACAGCAGCATGCCAATGGCCGTATTAACCGAAAATGGCTTCAATAAACTAAACCCTGCGGCCTGTGAGTTTTTCTCTGTGGAAGACGAAGAAGACCTATTTGGACACTACCCATACTCTAAAAAACTGAATGATAGTGAAGCTGATCTCGAAAACTTCCAGAACAAAATTGAGCAAATAAAACAAGACGGAAAAGCGTTATCAATGACCTGGCAACATAGCCGAGGTAGCAACAAACTGCCCTGTCAGGCCACATTTGTACCTATGTTTAAAGGCCAAGATTTTGATTCAATCTTGTGTATTTGGACGGATCTTAGAGCGATCAAAAAAGCCGACCAAGAACGCTTAGAAGCAATTAACTTACATCAGGCGGCCGAGCGATTAATTGTTGAGAAGCAACAGTTGTTAGAAAGCAGTCAAGACCAACTTGCCAGCAAAGTAAGGTCGTTATCAGCTACCCAATCGAAGTTAAAAGCGGCGGAAGACGATATATCCGATAAAACCTCAGAGCTAACTACTTTGCAGCAAGCACATGACAATGTCACTGCACATTTAACTCAATTGCAGCAAGACTATCAACAAAGTCGAGAATCACTGGCCAACAGTGAAAAAGCCAACCAAGATTTAGCCGATCAACTTGAACAAACCAGTAAACGAATTCATGGCTTAGAAAAACAACGAAATCAAATTGCCGATGAACTCCAGTACAGTAATAAAAAGTATAAAGATGCGCAAAAAGAGCTAGCTGAAAGTGAAAAAACCGCCAGTAATTTAGAACTTGAACGACAAGAACAACAACAAAAAATGGCAGCTTTTGAGGGGCAAATTAGTGATCTCAAGTCGTCTATTTATCAAAAAGACAAACAAATTTCAGATGTAAACGGTCAGATTAGCGCCTTGCAATCGAAGTTATCGAGCTCCAGCCAAGCCAGTGAGAAATTACGCCAACTGTTAATTAACCAACGAAAAGCCAGCGAACTAGCTGAAAAACAACGTCGCGACTTAGAACAATCCTGTTTTGTTGCACAATCTGAACTATCCAATAAAGCTCGCCACATTGATCATTTGCAACATGAAATGGACAAGTTTGAAGAAATGTCTAATCAGCAAAAAGGCGACATGGAAAAACAACAGGCATTGTTACAACAAGAGCTTGAAAATAAACAACGCCAGTTGCAAAAAACCCAAGGTATTTTAAACGAAACCAAACGCCAATCAGAACAAGATAAAGCTGAAAAACAACTTCAACAACAGCGGTTACAACAATTACAAGAAGACTTAAAAGAAGTAGAACGCCGCAGTGAACAGCAGCAACAAAAAATAGCTGAAGCCGATAAACACTGGGCTCAGCAACAGCAAAAACTGCAACAAGAGCTACACAGTAAACAACAAAAACTGCAAGAAACTCAACGTATTTTGCAGCAACAAGAGCAACAGTTCGAAGCAGAAAAATCAGCCAAAGCTCAGCAGCAAAAAGTGTTTGAAAAGTTACAACAAGAATTAGCTGAAATGGAAAGACGCAGCGAATTGCAGCAGCAACAAAAAAATGATGAAGCAGAATTAAGACTGCAAGAACAGCAACGCCAATGGCAACAAGAGCGGGAACAGCAACAGCAAAAGCTGAAACAAGCGGAACAGAACTTAAATCAAGCCAAGCAACAAACTGAGGCAGAAAAAGCACAACAACGTGAATTAATGCAGCGTTTACAATCTGAATTAGTCGATATGGAAAAACGCAGTGAACAGCAGCAAAAACAGATTATCGAAGAAGCAAACCGTCGCTGGAAAGATAAACAAGATGCGTTGCAAAAAGAACTGCAAATTAAACAACAGAAATTACTTGAAACCGAACAAGCTTTGCAACAAACCGCACGCCAAACTGAAGCAGAAAAAGAAGCTAAGCAGCAACAGCAAAAGATTTTTGAGCAGCTGCAATCTGAATTGCTAGAAATGGAGCAACGCAGCTCTGAGCAGCAACGGGAAATGCAAGAAAGTGATCAACAGTGGCAACAACGTCAAGAAGCCTTGAAAAAAGAAGTACAAGCAAAACAATCACAACTGCAGTTGACCCAGAAACAATTAGACGAAAATCAGCGCCAAACTGACAAAGAAAAACGTCAACGTCTTGAACAGCAACAGAAGCTAGATCAGTTAAAACTAGAATTATCAGACGTGGAAAACCGCGCTACTAAACAAAAAGAAATGTTGCAAGGAAGCGATGAACAGTGGCGTCAACACCATGCAGAAATCGAGCAACAGAAAAAACAATTGCAACAATCATTACTTGAAGCTGAGCGTCAAAACCAACAAATGCAGGAGAAACTGCAACAAAGTCTACAAGAATTACAACGTGCAGAATCACAGGTCAGTGATACTCAATCTGGTGAACAGAAATTGCAGTCTGAATTAGAGCAAGCAAAACGAGAAGCTCAAGAATTGCAAGACAGACTAAAACAACAGGAACAGCAGGAATTGAAGCTGCAGCAACAACTGGCTGAACAGCAAAAAGCATTGCAAAACAGCGAACAAAATGTGCAAAAAATGCAAAATGAGCAACAACAGTTGGCTACTGAATTACAGGCAATCCAAGCTGAATACGACAACACAAAAGCCAGTTTAAGCGCGCAAGATAACAATCAGTCAGAATTAAGTGAAAAATTAAAGCAGCTAGAACAAGAGTTAATTAGCAATAAGAGTCAAATTGCCAATAAAGAAACTGAGCTGCAGCAAGCACAAAAGCAACTTGAATCCAGTCAGGCCAAATTGCAAGTTAAAGAAAAAGCCCTTGTCGCAGCCCACAAAGAGGAATTGAAACAAGCGCAAGAACAACGCCCTACTCCTGAAGTTCAAGAAACCCCTGAATTTGCCAAGCTAGATATGCCAAGGGATCCTCATATTTGGTTCGATTTATTGCCATTCTTGCAAAAGAATCCACCTAAACAATCGCTGGCAATTGATCTTGGTGCGTTAATGAGTGAATTAGAAAGTGCCATGCAAAATATGGATAATGCAGTGATGGAAGACAACAACAGCGCAATACTGACACAAGCACGCAAGCTTGCACATATTGCTCGCAAAGTTAACTCTAATCCATTAGACGATGTTGCGACTCGATTAGAAGCAGACTTCCGGCAAGGACAAGTTGATAGCATTTCCATTTTCTGGCCTAGCGTAAAAGAATCCATCATGACCACGCTCAGAGTGATTTATTCCCATTTAAACAAATAA
- a CDS encoding EscU/YscU/HrcU family type III secretion system export apparatus switch protein codes for MTDPKKSKKTKSAVGIQYQEGEKQAPKIIAKGFGDLAEEIVSLAKQSGVLVHEDPYLSDFLARMDLGQEIPEQLYHVIAELIAFSYVLQGKFPESWAASHHKLSTKA; via the coding sequence ATGACCGACCCAAAAAAATCAAAAAAGACCAAGAGCGCTGTAGGTATTCAATACCAAGAAGGAGAGAAACAAGCGCCCAAAATTATTGCCAAGGGTTTTGGTGACTTAGCAGAAGAAATAGTCTCCCTAGCCAAACAAAGTGGTGTGTTAGTGCATGAAGATCCCTATCTCAGTGATTTTCTCGCCAGAATGGATTTAGGCCAGGAAATCCCCGAACAATTGTACCATGTGATTGCAGAACTCATCGCCTTTTCATACGTTTTGCAAGGCAAGTTTCCTGAAAGCTGGGCGGCAAGTCACCACAAATTATCGACCAAAGCCTAA
- a CDS encoding flagellar hook-length control protein FliK: MSDISLNAQQLVQAAAQLSKLSSNSPVAKQAAQVIIQFLANNQIALTLPKQQQTVTLPRPNNLPQSLNATQVQAQLQNHTSSSGNQNTTSALLLYSPSTKTDVQSVIASLNQKQLATILNAISSKASPAAQTNNVAVDAKVISINGNTANLATSINAKSQIISVNLPASAKVLPSNQNVQLQITPKGNQWQVRLIVDSPNISQSVAKTDGNNLNPAAPKEAIQSGKSEQINQQVTADKYSQNIQLQKRPEQIQHSNQSNIAQKVIMLNLTKPDIVKLLQSDSARLNNPSHNISLAVPRQILIDTLTQQPQLRLDNAIPKLLNVDVSVKNVSIDLLAAGKGEIKGPVKTPLAQLPLTEAQVQQVKNALFLPSDAKQGTAQSTETSIMRPDGGTNKPELNLKVQADGQSPSADKRAAEANLNQLTPKEAAAKAIQSDNTTIEKNLQTLTQKLDSIPVAQKQQVLEQISDLMRRVLPQAASPSETLQNIEMALRDPILAKSPETKALAEAILKQLQQGTPQGKEADAENIKQLITQAPLNLSPIQLTQAISSQGIVAGLMTMLQISLASRLNRNQPQNSEKIAQIVSSIISSSGKAAAPQTQRSLNDLNQMEQKHQLLKQLGRMFAQHQSSKLSNAEQALQGQETFYYVLPSGVGEQKKDIELLIKREPEKHASAEKQHNKSAIWHLTMKMDIGEIGQILTKAKLQQDELELDLYTSNEAVKELVYNYLPLFKKRLKSLGIEVAKAQCQLGKIPEHLHTRPYQIFQTQA, from the coding sequence ATGTCAGATATATCACTAAACGCTCAACAACTTGTGCAGGCTGCCGCTCAGCTTTCGAAGTTGTCATCAAACTCGCCAGTAGCAAAGCAGGCTGCGCAGGTTATTATTCAATTTTTAGCTAATAATCAAATTGCTTTAACGCTACCCAAACAGCAACAAACAGTGACCTTGCCACGACCGAATAACTTGCCACAGTCGTTAAACGCGACACAAGTGCAAGCGCAATTACAGAATCATACCAGTTCGTCGGGTAATCAAAATACTACTTCAGCACTATTGTTATACAGTCCGTCAACCAAAACAGACGTTCAATCGGTAATTGCCAGCCTCAATCAAAAACAACTCGCAACCATTTTAAATGCTATTAGCAGCAAGGCTTCACCAGCAGCACAAACTAACAATGTCGCTGTGGATGCAAAAGTGATTAGTATCAATGGCAACACAGCCAATTTAGCAACCTCGATTAATGCTAAATCACAAATAATCAGTGTGAATTTACCGGCGTCAGCAAAAGTGTTGCCAAGCAATCAAAATGTCCAATTGCAGATAACCCCAAAGGGTAACCAATGGCAGGTTAGGCTGATAGTAGACAGCCCAAACATCTCCCAGAGTGTTGCAAAAACGGATGGGAATAACCTGAATCCTGCCGCCCCCAAAGAGGCTATTCAATCGGGAAAGTCAGAACAGATAAACCAACAAGTAACGGCAGACAAATATTCCCAAAACATCCAATTACAGAAACGTCCCGAGCAAATTCAACACAGCAACCAAAGCAATATTGCGCAAAAAGTAATTATGCTTAATTTGACTAAGCCAGATATCGTTAAATTGTTACAATCTGATTCTGCGCGGCTAAATAATCCATCTCACAACATTTCATTAGCGGTTCCTCGTCAAATATTGATCGACACACTGACCCAACAGCCACAATTACGTTTAGACAATGCAATCCCTAAACTTTTAAATGTTGATGTTAGTGTGAAAAATGTCAGTATCGATTTACTCGCAGCTGGTAAAGGAGAAATTAAAGGTCCGGTTAAAACTCCTCTTGCGCAGCTGCCGCTCACTGAAGCCCAAGTGCAACAAGTTAAAAATGCACTGTTTTTGCCAAGTGATGCAAAACAAGGAACTGCGCAATCCACTGAAACGTCGATTATGCGTCCAGATGGGGGAACCAATAAACCCGAATTAAATCTCAAGGTTCAAGCCGACGGCCAGTCTCCTAGTGCCGATAAACGCGCCGCTGAAGCCAACTTAAATCAGCTAACTCCCAAAGAAGCTGCGGCTAAGGCAATCCAATCAGATAACACGACGATTGAAAAAAACCTGCAAACCTTAACCCAAAAGTTAGACTCGATACCTGTAGCTCAAAAACAACAAGTACTTGAACAAATAAGCGATTTAATGCGACGGGTTTTACCCCAAGCTGCCAGTCCAAGCGAAACCTTACAGAATATAGAAATGGCACTGCGCGATCCCATTTTAGCCAAATCGCCAGAAACTAAAGCGCTTGCCGAAGCGATATTGAAACAGCTGCAACAAGGCACACCGCAAGGCAAAGAGGCTGACGCTGAAAACATCAAACAACTCATCACTCAAGCGCCCCTTAATTTGTCACCCATTCAACTCACTCAAGCCATTTCCTCACAAGGAATTGTTGCAGGTCTGATGACGATGTTACAAATTAGCTTAGCTTCTAGATTGAATAGAAACCAACCGCAAAACAGTGAAAAAATCGCGCAGATAGTGAGTAGCATCATATCGAGTTCCGGCAAAGCAGCGGCTCCGCAAACCCAGCGCAGCCTGAATGATCTGAACCAAATGGAACAGAAGCATCAGTTACTTAAACAGTTAGGGCGTATGTTTGCGCAACACCAATCGAGTAAATTAAGTAACGCCGAACAAGCCTTGCAAGGACAAGAAACATTTTATTATGTTTTACCCAGCGGTGTAGGCGAACAGAAAAAAGACATCGAGTTATTAATAAAACGCGAACCAGAAAAACACGCTAGCGCTGAAAAACAACACAACAAGTCAGCGATTTGGCATTTAACGATGAAAATGGACATTGGCGAAATCGGCCAGATACTCACCAAAGCCAAATTACAACAAGATGAATTGGAGCTAGATTTATACACATCCAACGAAGCTGTAAAAGAGCTGGTTTATAACTATCTTCCGTTGTTCAAAAAACGATTGAAAAGTTTAGGTATTGAAGTGGCAAAAGCGCAATGCCAGCTAGGTAAAATACCCGAGCATTTGCACACTCGTCCTTATCAAATTTTTCAAACTCAGGCTTAA